In Geminocystis sp. NIES-3708, a single window of DNA contains:
- a CDS encoding branched-chain amino acid transaminase, whose translation MPDFLPIAYFESKFIPFRDANISIATHALHYGTGAFGGLRGTINPTNPQQVLLFRLDRHCQRLSNSAKYLHYDLSSSKIYEVITDFVTKNKPTKPFYIRPFVYTSDLGIAPRLHNIEKNFFVYGLEMGDYLSPDGISCRISSWYRQEDRSLPLRGKISGAYITSALAKTEAVDSGFDEAILMNSQGKVCEATGMNIFIVRNNKLITPSFDQDILEGITRDSILTIAQNLGIEIEQREIDKTELFIADEVFLCGTAAKVTPVKKVENYHLPQDKMITNKIKEKLTAITENRDSEYQDWITVIDI comes from the coding sequence ATGCCAGATTTTTTACCTATAGCTTATTTTGAAAGCAAATTTATTCCTTTTCGTGATGCTAATATATCAATTGCTACTCATGCATTACATTATGGAACGGGTGCATTCGGCGGCTTAAGAGGGACAATTAACCCTACAAATCCTCAACAAGTGTTATTATTTCGTTTAGATCGCCACTGTCAAAGATTAAGTAATAGTGCTAAATATTTACATTATGATTTATCATCAAGTAAAATTTACGAAGTAATTACAGATTTTGTGACGAAAAATAAACCGACAAAACCTTTTTATATTCGTCCTTTTGTTTATACTTCAGATTTAGGTATTGCACCACGACTTCACAATATCGAAAAAAACTTTTTTGTTTATGGGTTAGAAATGGGGGATTATCTGTCTCCTGATGGTATTAGTTGTCGTATTAGCTCATGGTATCGTCAAGAAGATCGTAGCTTACCATTAAGAGGTAAAATTAGCGGTGCATATATTACTTCTGCCTTAGCGAAAACTGAAGCAGTTGATAGTGGTTTCGATGAAGCAATTTTGATGAATTCTCAAGGTAAAGTGTGCGAAGCGACGGGGATGAATATTTTTATTGTGAGAAATAATAAGCTAATCACTCCTAGTTTTGATCAAGATATTTTAGAGGGAATTACTAGAGATAGTATTTTAACTATTGCTCAAAATTTAGGTATTGAAATTGAGCAAAGAGAAATCGATAAAACTGAATTATTTATTGCCGATGAAGTCTTTTTATGTGGCACAGCGGCTAAAGTTACTCCTGTTAAAAAAGTAGAAAATTATCATCTTCCTCAAGATAAAATGATTACAAATAAAATTAAAGAAAAATTAACAGCTATTACCGAAAATAGAGATTCTGAATATCAAGATTGGATAACGGTTATTGATATATAG
- a CDS encoding bifunctional serine/threonine-protein kinase/formylglycine-generating enzyme family protein, translated as MSNWKKGKQLNNGQYIVESILPRSGTGFYYRAKDTKNAQLVTIKAINSFWKQQENAEIIEQKLIQQAQQIANNCQNPNIINLHPQVFFEGENSYMIMDYLDGIDLATYVDHNGKFEPEEALKLITKIGSAINILHQNKCIHQDVKPQNIIIDSNTKEPILSDYGLAIKLFALAPRKNQNVMTDCFLPPEQLDNHGKIRPSTDIYSLAATLYVLVTAQLPTATKFREYKDLIPPQQFNPDISDNFNQAIIKGMELTQEKRPQYLRDFFQLFKENPTIINLQTTQTKEIITPNTLPQKLSMVVENQETIVQKTSPLKAPPTIINPKKNYPNIEEFSFETIILESEKKLFGLMSSIKKNMMTKTAQFFVEYIGEGVNLDMIFVPSGSFMMGSNSAENGRDKDENPQHLVKLNSFYVSKYPITQLQWRTVSSFPKISRPLKNNPSFYKGDNLPVEKVSWLDAQEFCKRLSKYTGRNYRLPTESEWEYSCRGNTKTSFFFGDIITPDFANYNTQSNENKNVGKIEKKTTPVDNFYPNCFGLYDFHGNVWEWCEDHYASNYIHKPKNGSAFYKDSINQPRVVRGGSWSLSSDYCRSAKRGNYAPDSTYNFIGFRIVCLMDS; from the coding sequence ATGAGCAATTGGAAAAAAGGAAAACAATTAAATAATGGTCAATATATAGTAGAGTCTATTTTGCCCAGAAGTGGTACAGGATTTTATTATCGAGCTAAAGATACGAAAAATGCTCAATTAGTTACTATTAAAGCCATTAATAGTTTTTGGAAACAACAAGAAAATGCAGAAATAATAGAGCAAAAATTAATTCAACAAGCACAACAAATCGCTAACAATTGTCAAAATCCAAATATTATCAATCTTCATCCCCAAGTATTTTTTGAAGGGGAAAACTCATACATGATTATGGATTATCTTGATGGAATAGATTTAGCCACCTATGTTGATCATAACGGTAAATTTGAACCAGAAGAAGCCTTAAAATTAATTACAAAAATTGGTTCAGCTATTAATATTTTGCATCAAAATAAATGTATTCATCAAGATGTAAAGCCACAAAATATTATCATTGATAGCAATACTAAAGAACCAATTTTAAGTGATTATGGATTAGCAATAAAACTATTTGCTTTAGCACCACGAAAAAATCAAAATGTAATGACTGATTGTTTTTTACCACCTGAACAATTAGATAATCATGGTAAAATTAGACCTTCCACAGATATTTATTCCCTTGCCGCTACTCTCTATGTTTTAGTTACCGCCCAGTTGCCCACCGCTACTAAATTTAGAGAATATAAAGATTTAATTCCCCCTCAACAGTTTAATCCTGATATTAGTGATAATTTTAATCAAGCTATTATTAAAGGAATGGAATTAACTCAAGAAAAACGTCCTCAATATTTACGGGATTTTTTCCAATTATTCAAAGAAAATCCTACTATTATTAATCTTCAAACAACACAAACAAAAGAGATAATAACACCTAACACTCTACCTCAGAAATTGTCAATGGTAGTGGAAAATCAGGAAACCATAGTCCAAAAAACATCACCTCTCAAAGCACCTCCCACAATAATTAACCCCAAAAAAAATTATCCCAATATAGAAGAATTTTCTTTTGAAACAATTATCCTTGAATCTGAAAAAAAATTATTTGGTTTAATGTCAAGTATTAAAAAAAATATGATGACCAAAACAGCACAATTTTTTGTAGAATACATTGGAGAAGGAGTTAATTTAGATATGATATTTGTTCCTTCAGGATCATTTATGATGGGTTCAAATAGTGCTGAAAATGGCAGAGATAAAGATGAAAATCCTCAACATTTAGTTAAATTAAATTCTTTTTATGTAAGTAAATATCCCATAACTCAGCTACAATGGCGTACAGTCTCATCATTTCCAAAAATTAGTCGTCCTCTTAAAAATAATCCCTCTTTTTATAAAGGAGATAATTTACCTGTGGAAAAAGTATCTTGGTTAGATGCTCAAGAATTTTGTAAACGTCTTAGTAAATATACAGGGAGAAATTATCGTCTTCCCACAGAATCCGAATGGGAATATAGTTGTCGTGGTAATACAAAAACTTCTTTCTTTTTTGGGGATATAATCACCCCCGATTTCGCTAACTATAATACTCAAAGTAATGAGAATAAAAATGTCGGGAAAATTGAGAAAAAAACCACCCCAGTAGATAACTTTTATCCTAATTGTTTCGGTTTATATGATTTTCATGGCAATGTCTGGGAATGGTGTGAAGATCATTATGCCAGTAATTATATTCACAAACCAAAAAATGGATCTGCTTTCTACAAAGATAGCATCAATCAACCAAGGGTTGTTAGAGGAGGATCTTGGTCGTTATCATCGGATTACTGCCGCAGTGCAAAAAGAGGAAATTATGCCCCTGACTCTACCTATAATTTTATTGGCTTTCGCATAGTTTGTCTTATGGATAGCTAG